The following proteins are encoded in a genomic region of Rhizobium sp. CCGE531:
- a CDS encoding polysaccharide biosynthesis/export family protein, translating into MIRIGAVFCCVALAGCNSVSSEGPLAGAIVSDAGQSGAQLGRRNAAVFDVVDIDSRSARLVSDYVSSTLNRRFGMGGSIGPVVIGVGDALKITIFEAGVDGLFSTAQSKQVSLDIVVQPDGKAAIPYAGSVPFAGKTLEQARKAILAALATKAVEPDVIVTSMGTPSRTVTVSGAVGRPSMVSLDLTKEKITEVVAKAGGPATQPYETYVTLVRGSRTGTVLLKSIIEHPSEDIYVQPGDQIFLVRDPRTFTLLGSVRGDGRMEFGANDLNLLEAVALGHGAIDDSSNAKGFFLFRYEEPEIARSLLGPVRFQELLRKGMVTDAKGRYPIVYRFDMSNPDSLIVGQTFPVKSRDVIYVSRHPSVDIRKFLSLIGTPLGIASQGAATAANLGQ; encoded by the coding sequence TTGATTCGTATTGGCGCCGTATTTTGTTGCGTGGCCTTGGCGGGCTGTAATTCAGTATCGAGCGAAGGTCCATTAGCGGGTGCGATCGTGAGTGACGCCGGTCAGTCCGGCGCCCAGCTCGGACGCCGGAATGCTGCGGTTTTCGATGTTGTGGATATTGACAGCCGCAGCGCGCGCCTTGTTTCCGATTATGTTTCCTCGACGCTCAATCGCCGTTTCGGCATGGGCGGCAGCATTGGGCCTGTCGTCATCGGCGTTGGCGATGCGCTGAAGATCACGATTTTCGAAGCCGGCGTCGACGGCCTTTTTTCGACGGCGCAATCGAAGCAAGTATCGCTGGATATCGTCGTTCAACCGGATGGCAAGGCGGCAATCCCCTATGCGGGCTCGGTGCCCTTTGCGGGCAAGACGCTCGAACAGGCCCGCAAGGCAATCCTGGCGGCTCTGGCGACCAAGGCGGTCGAGCCTGATGTCATCGTGACAAGCATGGGCACGCCATCGCGCACCGTCACGGTTTCGGGCGCTGTCGGTCGTCCCTCGATGGTTTCGTTGGACCTGACCAAGGAAAAGATCACGGAGGTCGTCGCCAAGGCCGGTGGACCCGCGACGCAGCCTTACGAGACCTACGTTACGCTGGTTCGCGGCAGCCGAACCGGAACGGTCCTATTGAAATCGATTATCGAGCATCCCTCGGAAGACATCTATGTCCAGCCGGGCGATCAGATTTTCCTCGTTCGCGATCCGAGAACCTTCACTTTGCTCGGTTCCGTTCGCGGAGACGGACGCATGGAGTTCGGGGCAAATGATCTCAATCTCCTCGAGGCCGTTGCCCTGGGTCATGGCGCGATCGACGATTCGAGCAATGCCAAGGGCTTCTTCCTGTTCCGATACGAAGAGCCTGAAATCGCCAGAAGCCTGCTTGGTCCGGTTCGGTTCCAGGAATTGCTGCGCAAGGGAATGGTGACGGATGCCAAGGGACGCTACCCGATCGTCTACCGCTTCGATATGTCCAATCCCGACAGCCTGATCGTTGGGCAGACTTTCCCGGTCAAGAGCCGCGACGTCATTTATGTCTCGCGTCATCCGTCGGTTGATATTCGAAAGTTCTTGAGCCTGATCGGCACGCCGTTGGGTATTGCCTCGCAGGGGGCGGCGACCGCGGCGAACCTGGGACAGTAG
- a CDS encoding capsule biosynthesis protein, whose protein sequence is MAHDTENAPKTLQLSATEHSRNVATKLSVTARKLRFSTSRRSQLFKAVGLRPRPMQQIIGKAILASTFLLLVVPNIASIYYFTCVASDQYQSETRFTVRTSTPALGGNQITKVTGLPPAQIVQNTLIVTNFIKSKDMVAALEEKVDFQKIYGNDTIDRIARLKRDASSEKLLDYWEDMVSVKIDANSGIVTVRARAFTAVDAQKVLSEVVAASEVVVNDVNTRIWRDVIATAQANLDNAKNQLQKARDQLLMARNQTGVLSVEGSSTVLTNLISSVQKERIDLQQKYDALLGTVSADAPQMRVLKREIDSKQKQIDQLNSQIAGQNKSAQNLADISVDMSQRELEQSLAEQQFATAMKTLEQVKFVSKQQLLYLDTFLAPSLPDEAEYPQRALWIGGILAAALVAWGAVFGILANIRSRLA, encoded by the coding sequence ATGGCTCACGATACCGAAAACGCGCCCAAAACGCTTCAGCTCAGCGCGACGGAGCATAGCCGGAACGTGGCCACGAAGCTGTCCGTAACCGCACGGAAGCTGCGCTTCTCGACATCGAGGCGAAGCCAATTGTTCAAGGCCGTGGGCCTGCGGCCGCGCCCCATGCAGCAGATCATCGGCAAGGCCATCCTGGCCTCGACCTTTCTACTGCTTGTCGTTCCCAACATCGCTTCGATTTACTATTTTACCTGCGTCGCATCCGATCAGTATCAATCGGAAACGCGCTTTACCGTCCGCACGTCGACGCCGGCACTTGGAGGCAACCAGATCACCAAAGTCACCGGCCTGCCGCCTGCGCAGATCGTCCAGAATACCCTGATCGTCACCAATTTCATCAAGAGCAAGGACATGGTCGCCGCGCTCGAGGAAAAAGTCGACTTTCAAAAGATCTACGGCAATGACACGATCGATCGAATTGCGCGCCTGAAGAGGGATGCGAGTTCGGAGAAGCTGCTCGATTACTGGGAAGACATGGTTTCAGTGAAAATCGACGCAAACAGCGGCATCGTGACGGTCAGGGCGCGTGCATTCACGGCTGTCGATGCCCAGAAAGTCTTGAGTGAAGTCGTGGCCGCTTCGGAAGTCGTGGTCAACGATGTCAATACCCGCATCTGGCGTGACGTCATCGCGACGGCCCAGGCGAACCTGGACAATGCAAAGAACCAGCTGCAGAAGGCGCGGGATCAGCTTTTGATGGCGCGCAATCAAACCGGCGTCCTCAGCGTCGAGGGATCGTCGACTGTTCTGACGAACCTGATATCGTCCGTGCAGAAGGAAAGGATAGATCTCCAGCAAAAATACGATGCGCTGCTTGGAACGGTCTCAGCCGATGCGCCGCAGATGCGCGTTCTCAAACGCGAAATCGACAGCAAGCAAAAACAGATCGATCAGCTCAACAGCCAGATCGCCGGACAAAATAAATCCGCTCAGAACCTGGCCGATATCTCGGTGGACATGTCACAACGCGAGCTGGAACAAAGCCTTGCGGAACAGCAATTCGCGACAGCCATGAAAACGCTCGAGCAGGTCAAGTTCGTCAGCAAGCAGCAGCTACTATACCTCGATACGTTCCTCGCGCCCAGTCTGCCCGACGAAGCGGAATACCCGCAGCGGGCGCTCTGGATCGGCGGCATTCTAGCGGCCGCACTCGTGGCATGGGGTGCCGTTTTCGGCATTCTTGCGAATATCCGAAGCCGTCTGGCTTAG
- a CDS encoding capsule biosynthesis protein: MPKPVIEDAIVQDSPRVKASRHILPSLFRRGMPAQRARTDIEEIEYIPVHDGKDPETRSGGKPPLKLIGFVLLVILPFLASSVYYAFIASDQYVAEARFAVRAVSGSGDNGESGDTAGAAGALNMRSASQDAYVVTSFIHSTEILNRIGRKIDYRSMFTRQDADFLSRFRSSRSDEEFLKYWNDHVSAYIDVTSGIITLKVRAFAADDSVKLADAIIEESEKLINELSTRARNDIVQSMKADVEKSGKAYGGTLIALNQFQNASGLLSPQTQAKNSGTILTGLLAQKMEFETRLFVMRQSNAQNSPTYQQLNLAKESLEAQIEKMKAELTGPENASLAKALLEYSRLETDRMIAEKLYESSQKNYDAVLAEALRKTLYLAVFVKPTLPEESIFPRRVSTPLIILLALVVTWATLSLIWASVEDHRI, translated from the coding sequence ATGCCGAAGCCAGTCATCGAAGACGCCATAGTTCAGGATTCCCCGCGGGTGAAGGCAAGCCGGCATATTCTGCCATCCTTGTTTCGACGCGGGATGCCGGCACAACGGGCGCGCACCGACATCGAGGAAATCGAATATATACCGGTGCATGACGGGAAAGACCCGGAAACCCGATCCGGCGGCAAGCCGCCGCTGAAACTTATCGGCTTTGTCCTGCTCGTCATCCTGCCCTTCCTGGCGAGTTCGGTCTATTATGCCTTCATTGCCTCGGACCAATATGTGGCCGAGGCGCGCTTTGCCGTCAGAGCCGTGTCGGGATCGGGCGACAACGGTGAGAGCGGCGATACCGCGGGAGCCGCCGGCGCTCTCAACATGCGCTCGGCTTCGCAGGATGCCTATGTCGTCACCAGTTTCATTCACTCGACGGAAATCCTCAATCGAATAGGCAGGAAAATCGATTACCGGTCGATGTTTACCCGGCAGGATGCGGATTTTCTGTCACGATTTCGCTCTTCCCGATCCGATGAGGAATTTCTGAAATATTGGAACGATCATGTCAGCGCCTACATAGACGTGACTTCCGGCATCATCACATTGAAAGTCAGAGCTTTCGCAGCCGATGACTCCGTCAAGCTCGCGGATGCCATCATCGAGGAAAGCGAAAAGCTCATCAACGAGCTTTCCACGCGAGCCCGCAACGACATCGTGCAGAGCATGAAGGCCGACGTCGAGAAAAGCGGCAAGGCCTATGGCGGCACCTTGATCGCCCTCAATCAGTTTCAGAATGCATCCGGCCTCCTCAGCCCGCAGACGCAAGCCAAGAACAGCGGGACGATCCTGACTGGCCTATTGGCGCAGAAGATGGAATTCGAAACGCGCCTCTTCGTGATGCGGCAGTCCAACGCTCAGAATTCGCCGACCTATCAGCAGCTCAATCTCGCCAAGGAAAGTCTCGAGGCGCAGATCGAGAAGATGAAAGCGGAGTTGACGGGACCTGAGAATGCGAGCCTTGCAAAGGCTTTGCTGGAATATTCAAGACTTGAAACCGATCGCATGATCGCGGAAAAGCTCTACGAGAGTTCGCAGAAAAATTACGATGCGGTGCTTGCCGAGGCTCTGCGCAAGACCCTTTATCTAGCGGTTTTCGTAAAGCCGACACTGCCAGAGGAATCGATTTTCCCTCGTCGTGTCAGCACGCCGCTGATCATATTGCTTGCATTGGTCGTGACTTGGGCGACGCTTTCCCTCATCTGGGCATCCGTGGAGGATCACCGGATATGA
- a CDS encoding class I SAM-dependent methyltransferase: MLGFSKRSQKKAAKASLEVFDQYEQGKPDHQNAIDALQGWNCAFPSELNLNAGKLPLYADDRIDWALRTFGSIEGRTVLEIGPLEGMHTFMLHGHRPARIDAIEANRLCFLRCLVTKQILNIDTASFMLGDIQAWLKEREETYDFALASGVLYHMADPGEFLRLLAKRSNAVFIWTHFVLEDAMPEGDVRWLPFTGKVETRMIDGIPVRYYERSYHHANANASFCGGMKDRHFWMHRDDILMLLREVGFNEITIRDEDLSHPGGPSFSLLARKVPVNT; encoded by the coding sequence ATGCTTGGTTTTTCAAAACGCTCCCAAAAGAAGGCCGCGAAAGCTTCGCTGGAGGTATTTGATCAATACGAGCAGGGCAAACCGGACCATCAGAATGCAATCGATGCCCTTCAGGGGTGGAATTGTGCATTCCCATCAGAGCTCAATCTCAATGCCGGCAAGCTGCCCCTCTATGCCGACGACCGCATCGATTGGGCATTGCGGACCTTCGGCTCGATAGAAGGCAGGACCGTTCTCGAAATCGGCCCGCTGGAGGGGATGCATACCTTTATGCTGCATGGCCATCGGCCGGCGCGGATAGATGCAATCGAGGCAAATCGCCTCTGTTTTCTAAGGTGCCTGGTCACCAAACAAATTTTGAACATCGACACCGCCTCTTTTATGCTGGGCGACATTCAAGCATGGCTGAAGGAGCGTGAGGAAACCTATGATTTTGCGCTGGCTTCCGGCGTTCTCTATCATATGGCGGATCCCGGCGAGTTTCTTCGCTTGCTCGCAAAGCGGTCCAATGCGGTTTTCATCTGGACGCACTTCGTTCTGGAGGATGCGATGCCCGAGGGTGACGTGCGCTGGCTGCCCTTCACCGGCAAGGTGGAAACGAGAATGATAGACGGCATTCCCGTGCGCTACTATGAGCGCAGCTACCACCACGCCAATGCCAACGCGTCCTTCTGCGGCGGCATGAAGGACAGGCATTTTTGGATGCATCGAGACGATATACTGATGCTCTTGCGCGAAGTGGGATTCAACGAAATCACCATCAGGGATGAAGATCTCAGTCATCCTGGCGGCCCAAGCTTTTCGCTGTTGGCGCGAAAAGTGCCTGTCAACACCTGA
- a CDS encoding ABC transporter ATP-binding protein, with translation MISFKNVSKFFKTQSGRKIILDRVNCEFESGYSYGLLGVNGAGKSTTIRMIAGTMLPNSGRITKNVRVSWPLGLSNGFNPLMTGRANVHFVARAYGEDVRRVSRFVEEFAELGDYLDAPVRTYSSGMGARLAFGLSMAIEFECYLVDEVLAVGDARFQERCRIAFENRRKNSDIIMVSHSMSMINTHCDRGMVLVDGRLIIFDKVEQAIEAYYRLNR, from the coding sequence ATGATCAGCTTCAAGAACGTCTCGAAATTCTTCAAGACGCAAAGCGGCAGGAAGATCATCCTCGATCGTGTGAATTGCGAATTCGAGTCGGGCTATTCCTATGGCCTGCTCGGTGTGAACGGTGCCGGAAAATCGACGACGATCCGCATGATCGCCGGCACGATGCTCCCAAATTCAGGCAGGATCACCAAGAATGTTCGGGTGTCCTGGCCATTGGGTCTAAGCAACGGCTTCAATCCCTTGATGACAGGGCGAGCCAATGTCCATTTCGTTGCGCGCGCCTATGGCGAGGATGTGAGGCGGGTGTCCCGCTTCGTCGAAGAGTTCGCCGAACTGGGCGATTATCTCGATGCACCCGTGCGTACCTATTCTTCAGGCATGGGCGCACGATTGGCATTCGGGCTCTCGATGGCAATCGAATTCGAATGCTATCTGGTGGACGAGGTTCTTGCCGTCGGCGATGCCAGGTTTCAGGAACGCTGCCGCATCGCGTTCGAGAACCGGCGCAAGAATTCCGACATCATCATGGTCTCGCACAGCATGAGCATGATCAATACGCATTGCGATAGGGGCATGGTACTTGTAGACGGCAGACTTATCATCTTCGATAAGGTAGAGCAGGCTATCGAAGCCTATTATAGATTGAATCGCTAG
- a CDS encoding glycosyltransferase family 2 protein encodes MTATDEPIDPKFYVNRGRGFREKDAVSLSEGERFIVTADIGSVGSICALRADPASFPTTFQFDAIAFASTKSAEKYISEVLAADEKTRRIDLGRLPQHWKKLPRLGFAKRAANLTAPYAKNIYQLAADFVVSPVSATTGTWLSVVVPVYNAPPRYLNDLVKSFEAQGEQGTELILSDDGSTSPETRRWFETRQAKDGIRFVLNPRNGGIAAATNAGLSHAQGQWIAFLDHDDVIAPHAFKLIRHTLEQNPDANFLYTDELVVDDTLKPTGIMLKPAYDSVLLTGVNYINHFSIYRHGRLREIGYLRTGYDGSQDYDLLLRYLERLPEESVLHLPYPAYWWRRNGKTYSRKFMDAATTNARKALAERFERQRQAVEVEGALTKTLHRVVFEAPREWPKISIVIPSKDNFDLISRILNDLFEKTDYPNFEVLVTDNGSTNPQVLDLYDQYRRTKPNFSAMIAPEAFNFSRSVNRGLEAATGEHFLILNNDVEVIEPGWLKEMVSCLAYDRTGIVGAKLLFSNDKMQHAGVVVGFGGLAGHWYMNKPKEFGGPMNRLHVRNGMTCVTGAVMLISGDCLRTIGLFDEENFAVAYNDVDYCLRAHKVGYRIVWTPFACLYHHESLSRGSDKSGERKKRFEQEKQSLRQLHATQGFIDRALNPAYGRDKSDPKITIPTQLHIPSMSQQDLRVISVRVE; translated from the coding sequence ATGACAGCGACGGACGAGCCGATCGATCCGAAATTCTATGTCAATCGAGGTCGTGGCTTTCGCGAGAAGGACGCCGTTTCTCTTTCGGAGGGAGAGCGCTTCATTGTCACCGCGGATATCGGTTCTGTCGGCTCCATCTGCGCGCTCAGAGCCGATCCGGCAAGTTTCCCGACGACCTTTCAATTCGATGCGATAGCATTTGCATCCACGAAATCGGCTGAAAAATACATTTCCGAGGTTCTCGCAGCAGACGAAAAAACCAGACGCATCGATCTCGGCAGGCTGCCGCAGCATTGGAAGAAGCTGCCGAGGTTAGGCTTCGCAAAGCGGGCGGCTAATCTGACGGCGCCATATGCCAAGAATATCTATCAGCTTGCCGCCGATTTCGTTGTGTCGCCCGTTTCGGCGACCACAGGAACCTGGCTGAGCGTGGTCGTGCCTGTCTACAACGCGCCTCCCCGCTATCTGAACGATCTCGTCAAATCCTTCGAAGCGCAGGGCGAGCAAGGCACCGAGCTTATCTTGAGCGACGACGGCTCGACATCCCCCGAGACGCGCCGATGGTTTGAGACAAGGCAAGCGAAAGACGGCATTCGCTTCGTGTTGAATCCGCGCAACGGCGGGATCGCCGCCGCCACCAATGCCGGCTTGTCCCATGCCCAAGGGCAATGGATCGCCTTTCTCGATCATGACGATGTGATCGCTCCGCATGCCTTCAAGCTCATACGGCATACGCTCGAGCAAAATCCCGATGCGAATTTCCTCTATACCGACGAACTCGTGGTCGACGACACGTTGAAGCCGACCGGCATCATGCTGAAGCCGGCCTATGATTCCGTGCTGCTGACGGGCGTCAACTACATCAACCATTTCTCCATCTACCGGCATGGCAGGCTTCGCGAGATCGGCTATCTGCGCACCGGCTATGACGGCTCGCAAGATTACGATCTGCTGCTGCGCTATCTGGAGCGTCTTCCGGAGGAAAGCGTTCTCCACCTGCCCTATCCCGCTTATTGGTGGCGCCGCAACGGCAAGACCTATTCGCGCAAATTCATGGATGCCGCCACCACCAACGCCAGAAAGGCGCTGGCCGAGAGATTCGAGCGACAGCGGCAAGCGGTGGAGGTCGAAGGTGCTCTCACCAAAACCCTGCATCGGGTCGTCTTCGAAGCCCCTCGCGAATGGCCGAAAATTTCGATCGTCATTCCGAGCAAAGATAATTTCGACCTGATCTCGCGCATCCTCAACGATCTCTTTGAGAAGACCGACTATCCGAATTTCGAAGTTCTGGTCACCGACAATGGCTCCACGAACCCGCAGGTCCTCGATCTCTACGACCAGTATCGCCGGACGAAGCCAAATTTTTCGGCAATGATTGCGCCGGAGGCCTTCAACTTCTCGCGGTCGGTCAACCGCGGCTTGGAAGCGGCGACCGGCGAGCACTTCCTCATTCTCAACAATGATGTCGAGGTCATCGAGCCGGGCTGGTTGAAGGAGATGGTCTCCTGCCTCGCCTATGACAGAACCGGCATCGTCGGCGCCAAGCTGCTCTTCTCGAACGACAAGATGCAGCATGCCGGCGTGGTCGTCGGTTTCGGCGGGCTGGCCGGCCATTGGTATATGAACAAGCCGAAGGAGTTCGGCGGGCCGATGAACCGGTTGCATGTTCGCAATGGCATGACCTGCGTGACCGGAGCCGTGATGCTGATCTCGGGCGATTGCCTGCGGACAATCGGCCTGTTCGACGAGGAGAATTTCGCGGTCGCCTATAATGATGTGGATTACTGCTTGCGGGCGCACAAGGTCGGTTATCGCATCGTCTGGACGCCGTTTGCCTGCCTCTATCACCATGAATCGCTTTCGCGCGGATCGGACAAATCGGGCGAGAGAAAGAAGCGGTTCGAGCAGGAAAAGCAGAGCCTGCGCCAGTTGCATGCCACGCAGGGTTTCATCGACCGCGCACTCAATCCAGCCTACGGCCGCGACAAATCGGACCCGAAGATCACGATACCGACGCAGCTGCATATCCCGTCGATGTCGCAGCAGGATCTGCGGGTTATCTCGGTCAGAGTTGAATGA